The genomic region GGGGAAAGGTTGTCATCACTCCCTGAGTTTGGACAGTTTGATTTCAATGATGTAGAAAATGCTGAGTTGATACTAGTCTCATTGTAGATCCGGTCTCGGAACAAAACACACTTGGCTTGCCCCATTGTGTGAGATCCTAGTCATAAGCATTCAAATTTTCATTAAAAATTATCTGAGATGTACCTGCTCACTCAACTATTTGGGACCAAATATTTTGCATTATATAGTATATACCTGAGAGAGCTACCAATTCTTTGGCACTAAAGCCTTTATTCGAGAAGGCAGAGATGAGGTCATTAACATCTAGGCTCGGAGATGGGAGTTCAGAATTTGCAGCACTTAAACTTGCTGTGGTGGAGTCTCTTCTGCCCAACTGAACTATCCAAGAAGGCCCTCCCAACTGCAGAGATACACATTACTATTGTAAAACATCGACATAGAAACGGTCCTAATCAATTAATGGAACAGATTGATAGTATGACAACTACATAACATTAGCAGGTGCTTATTACTGTTAGGACTTACTGAAACAACTGAATCACGGGCTGCGATGGCGAGGATGTCAGCACAGGAAACAACCCCCGGGCAGATACTTTCCAGCTGAGATTTTATAGTATCGACCACATCAAATCCTCTCAATGAGTTCAAATTTGGTAAAGCTGTTTTCTCCCCAGTAAAATTTGCAGTGTCATCTAATAGCACAGATGCATCACATCCCTGTTTCAGTCAACCAAAGTTTGTCAATCTACAATAGTAATGACCAGGATGAATGTTTGTTTGTGATTCAAGAAATCCAATTGCATATATATACTAATGGTTTTTGTGATTCATGATGGAAAATTGTATCCAAGCTTCCCATTTTTGATTTTACAACTAGCCTAGCGTGACAAGTATAGCAACTCTGATGGCCATAATGAAAATACAAATGTATGTTTTACTTCGTTTCTAGTATGCATGGAAGCATGTCTGTGAATGTGAGGGCGTGTTAAGGAATTCTAGGCAACCCTTAAGCTCCGGAAAATGGTCAACAATGCTAACGTAGAAGAGAAAGAGAGAGGGGGAAGGAACATGCATTAACAAAGCAATCGTGAAAATGGAGACGGAGCAAGGATGCTCCCATGCGATGCTCCTTCACCACTGCATTAATAACTGCAGTCCGAACAGTCGAAAGGGCTCTTGGGCATCTTGTTGCATAATAATCTGAGGACAATTGTGCAGAAGCTATGCTTAACAAAAACCAAAGCACCAGGAAGCAGAAGCAGTTCTTCTGTGAGGTAAA from Fragaria vesca subsp. vesca linkage group LG3, FraVesHawaii_1.0, whole genome shotgun sequence harbors:
- the LOC101302245 gene encoding cationic peroxidase 1-like: MAFTSQKNCFCFLVLWFLLSIASAQLSSDYYATRCPRALSTVRTAVINAVVKEHRMGASLLRLHFHDCFVNGCDASVLLDDTANFTGEKTALPNLNSLRGFDVVDTIKSQLESICPGVVSCADILAIAARDSVVSLGGPSWIVQLGRRDSTTASLSAANSELPSPSLDVNDLISAFSNKGFSAKELVALSGSHTMGQAKCVLFRDRIYNETSINSAFSTSLKSNCPNSGSDDNLSPLDVTSPVFFDNAYYKNLVNSKGLLHSDQQLFSGGSTDSQVTTYSTTASAFFADFANAMVKMGNLNLLTGSNGQIRTNCRKIN